A DNA window from Natronogracilivirga saccharolytica contains the following coding sequences:
- a CDS encoding ABC transporter permease, whose product MIAKILKYQLRDVIRSRWIIAYALFFLGLTDILFRFGGDGVRVATSMMNVVLIVIPLASIILGAFYLYNTREYIEMLLCHPVKRHQLFWGMFLGLGLPLVLAFTGGVMVPFIYHGAGPEAWTAAGMLTFTGSMLTVIFVGIAYYLALRFDDRIKGLGLALVICLFFTVIYDGIILLVIYMFANYPLEKPVLALSLFNPIDLGRILLLLQFDISALMGLTGAVFRDFFGTVLGMAIALGSLLLWLFVPVYGGFRRFLYKDF is encoded by the coding sequence ATGATTGCAAAGATCCTGAAATATCAGCTCAGAGATGTGATTCGCAGCAGATGGATCATTGCTTATGCGCTGTTTTTTCTGGGGCTGACGGATATCCTTTTCCGTTTTGGAGGCGATGGAGTGCGGGTGGCCACCAGTATGATGAATGTTGTTTTGATCGTGATTCCGCTGGCATCCATTATCCTCGGGGCATTCTACCTCTACAATACGCGGGAGTATATCGAAATGCTTCTGTGTCACCCTGTAAAACGCCACCAGTTGTTCTGGGGGATGTTTCTGGGCCTTGGCCTGCCGTTGGTACTGGCATTTACCGGTGGCGTGATGGTACCTTTCATATATCACGGTGCCGGTCCGGAAGCATGGACCGCCGCAGGGATGCTGACCTTTACCGGTTCCATGCTGACGGTTATTTTTGTCGGTATCGCCTATTATCTTGCTCTTCGCTTTGATGATCGGATCAAAGGACTCGGACTCGCACTGGTTATCTGCCTCTTTTTCACGGTAATATATGATGGGATCATACTCCTGGTGATTTATATGTTTGCAAACTACCCGCTGGAGAAGCCGGTGCTGGCATTATCACTGTTCAACCCCATTGACCTCGGACGGATACTGCTGTTGCTGCAGTTTGATATATCCGCCCTTATGGGACTTACCGGTGCCGTTTTCCGGGATTTCTTCGGCACGGTGCTCGGAATGGCGATTGCCCTCGGCAGCTTGCTGCTCTGGCTGTTCGTCCCGGTATATGGTGGATTCCGGCGTTTTCTGTATAAAGATTTCTGA
- a CDS encoding ABC transporter ATP-binding protein, producing the protein MITITELDKHYGALHALKSVEVDIAPGKITAVLGPNGAGKTTLIKSVLGLVKPDSGTITVDGTAVNGDSDYRRKIGYMPQIARYPENLTLQEIVDMIKDIRGYSGDSGTSKDSSGDLDMELWDRFDLDTEKDKPFRTLSGGNRQKVSAVLAFLFRPKVLFLDEPSTGLDPVSSSILKDKILAEIKRGTTIILTSHIMSEVQELADQVVYLLEGRIYFELSVSDLLADTGQQTLERAIAWKIGQNGAVASRNGMTEGYEPADG; encoded by the coding sequence ATGATCACAATTACAGAGCTTGATAAACACTATGGCGCACTTCACGCACTGAAGTCCGTGGAAGTGGATATCGCCCCTGGCAAGATAACCGCGGTATTGGGTCCGAACGGCGCCGGTAAGACGACACTTATAAAAAGCGTACTCGGACTTGTGAAGCCTGATTCCGGGACCATCACCGTGGATGGTACGGCTGTCAACGGTGACAGTGACTATCGCCGGAAAATCGGCTATATGCCGCAGATAGCCCGCTATCCGGAAAACCTGACGCTGCAGGAGATCGTGGATATGATCAAGGATATCCGGGGCTACAGCGGAGACTCCGGGACATCGAAGGATTCTTCCGGAGATCTTGATATGGAGCTGTGGGACCGGTTTGATCTGGATACCGAAAAGGACAAGCCGTTCCGGACATTGTCAGGCGGCAACCGCCAAAAAGTGAGTGCGGTTCTGGCATTTCTGTTCCGGCCGAAGGTGCTGTTTCTCGATGAGCCGTCCACGGGGCTCGATCCGGTTTCCAGCAGTATTCTGAAAGACAAGATACTGGCTGAAATAAAGCGCGGCACCACCATCATCCTCACTTCCCATATCATGAGCGAAGTGCAAGAGCTGGCCGATCAGGTGGTCTATCTGCTGGAAGGGCGAATCTATTTTGAACTGAGCGTGTCCGATCTGCTTGCCGATACCGGACAACAAACCCTGGAGCGTGCCATTGCGTGGAAAATCGGTCAGAATGGAGCGGTCGCGTCACGGAATGGAATGACAGAAGGCTATGAGCCGGCAGATGGGTAG